From Argopecten irradians isolate NY unplaced genomic scaffold, Ai_NY scaffold_0899, whole genome shotgun sequence:
AAATATACTACAAAAAATTTATAATAACTGCCCTATAAACTGCCATTCTgtattgaaatttatatattgcGGAATTATCTGCCCCTGTCAGtaggtattgttatatattatatattatatattatatatatatattgcatactacaaagttatctcccttgcaggaAGGTATCGGATGCATTATGCAAATGAATTTCtctaaaaaacattattttattctCTCAAATATATGATGCCACGAACCAGAAAGGAATTTTCACAATGAGTTATTATATATAGTGATTTATTCTCGAACTGTTAATCGTTAAAAAGTTCAGTTGATTTTAATTGAACAATTATTCATGGTTAATTGGAAATACATGTAGTGTACACTACTGACTAGGATCATTTCCTTTAATTCTACTCAATTGATAGAACTGAGCGACAGGTTCGATCCTAGCTGGCTTCACactaaaagatgctccactgctgacagagcataagtgatattcatcattcgaacaataatttgtgtttaatcgtgtatatatatgcctaatttacacaaaaaataatataaaataatttattttgcctttgttgcatgcgcaatcagtacttcattccatatagaatatagtgccatggaattttttgaGATGCagttcattatttttcatatttttaacttgaattaaaataagaaggtcaaacttttcaatggtggtaatggtgtaaagtaagtaacttttgcaacagaagaaaaatactgaatcgtctgctcctgtttttgatagtgaaaaaataccatttgtcagcagtggagcatctttaacttacTAAGGTAGAGAGAGAAGACAACATGCTGGGTCCTAAAGGCTTGGTAGGAGTAACCGTCAGGCCTACAAAGTGATAAATCAAACATACAGAGTCAGCTTATAAACAATACTTAGTTTTAACCAACTGTAAACTGATTTTATTTTGCTAACCATTTACTTTAAATTCTAAGACCTCTAGGAACCATTTTGTATTCGGTCAAAAAGTATAGTAGGCCAGGTAGGAGACCTTTATCATGCTATAGCACCGTTAATAACttaaatatatactttattaAGTGGATATTTTTGAAAGCACCCAATTTTGTGATTTGAAAGCATAAGACGTTCTTGGTGGCGTTATTTTCACAATTGAATGACATGCTTTCAGACTTTTAGCTACGTAGTTCATACATTCACAAAATCAGGGGAAATTTGCATGTTCAAGCTTAATAAGCGTCAATTTCTCTTTAGCGTATACGTACATTTTCACCTTTACACTGTAGTAAAGAGATGACTTACCAAATCAATGCTATCCCAGCACATACAGTCGatacaaaatggtgggtcaccCACCAACCCTTAATTCTGGAAGAGAAAAGAATATaagaatattaattttttttttacattaactGTTAACAATTTAGTTATATAACTGATACAAATCACTTCAATAGCTATAATGTAAACATGTAAGGCGAGggtcttatacatgtatatatagttattttGTGGTCAATTTAGACATCATATTATAAAATTGATGTACATTTCTTCTCAAAATGCTATTCTTCAAGTATCTTAAAATACAAGGATCTTAAATTTTTTCACAGCTACTCACAGCAGGATACTTTATAATCCAGTaatataatattgaaataaatcaccattgtacatgtgttataacccataaacaaaatatatattgttccGCAATGATGATATTAAATACCTCATGTAATACTGTTGAAACCACATAATCAATGCAATAAAGCTGACCTCTTCAATATCACAAATTTTTTACCCTCcagaatttgaaaatattacatttgCATCTGCTTCAGTTATCAAATTCATACAGAATGTAcagttaaaatattttgctgtATCTGTACATACGTAATGGAAAGCAATGCCAAAGCCAAAACCAAAACAGCTCTTTATAGCTTCATTACCTGATCAGAATTAAACCTCTTGAATCCAAGATCCAGATTTCTTATAAATCTTCTTGAAATCATGTtctttttgttaaaattattacattaaaTCATTCTGTTTGttagaatttttttaatttgaagcatacattttacatattgttAATCAATTCTATTTCCCGACTGCTGAATTTTTTCAATAGCCATTTCTATTTAGAAACAAGGTTGCAAAGGTAAACgtttgttgatttatgaattaaatgaaaatttctatcaatataaatgatgtagatataaaattcacgtaccacgtgatacatGTACCTGCATGATAATGTTTGTGCGgaactagtatctccagtggtgatggaatgtaAAGTTCTCTATGTACCGTTATCTTCCTGCTAAAATGACGTTAGCGCGGAATATAATCTTTTTAATagcatcaccaatagaaacaacaGTCCTGCACTTGGAAACAACAGTCCTGCACTTACGTTATTAGGTATGTGAATCAGTCGACCGACCGTTCCATTAGCGGAAATTAAATTCCGCTAATTTCTTTGGATCGCAAAATTCACAAAAGTAAATCGCCCAAAAGAGAAAGCTggtttaaagtacatgtacgtgtacaaCCATCTTGAGAATTCAGGTCCAATCACATTCCATTATAAGCTGCTGTActtattccgaatttgcatattacagagttatctgcacttgcgcctaggtattgattgtgaagccatgtgtttgcgagcataacgtcatatgttttggagaaaacgacgtgaattgcgctcacaaaataatgacgtaacaatcgatacctatccgcaagggagctaactctgtaatatgaaaagacTGAATATCCAGTACAACTGGTATGAACTCCATAAAAGTACCCACATAGTAGGTGCCCTGAATTACCCATACATGCATACTTACCTGATATTGAGAATAGTTCATTTTACGTTTCTATCAAAAATTTCAAGTAATTATTACATAAGCACAATTATGACAGACTAACACCAATCGtaagaaaataagaaaagtaCACATATACTGTGCTAACAAAAAGTAATGTAACAGtgatgttatgataattaggGCCAAAATTGTTGATGGTGTGAAGTGATGATACTAAAAATGTAAACAGCATTTAAAAGTGGAGGTGAAATAACTTGGCTACAgattataattaaatatcacaaagatagttttcatttttttcaatataaagcCTGTTTTCATTAATACTTAGATAGCAATGAAGCGTTTTGTAAAGAAGGTTTATACCTGGAGCCGTTGACCACGAGGATATTTTCACGGATGGTCAGGGTACAGTAATACCATACAAGAAGGAAGTTGTGTAGAGCGTCCAGCCACCTAGAGTAATCGTAAAACACAGCCATAATATCAGATCAAACTACAGATCATCAGCCACCatattcaatttgtttattaCTTTAAACCATAGTTTATTAGTGGAGGCATCGATGAGTGTCATTAGAAAATGGCAAAAGAGCTAAGGATTTTGTCGCATTTCCTTTTTAGGCAGTAcattgtacttcattttagtaaAAGTTATGATTGAAACCTTGGCGTACTGTTGGCAACTGCTATTGACTTGTTGAATTGTCACTGATTGATCAAATAAAACCAGTCTGTCACTGATTGATCAAATAAAACCAGACTGTATCAATTGATCAAATAAAATTAGACTGTATCAATTGATCAAATAAAATCAGACTGTATCAATGATTGATCAAATAAAACCAGACTGTATCAATTGATCAAATAAAATTAGACTGTATCAATTGATCAAATAAAATCAGACTGTATCAATAGTCTGATGTATTGTTACATCACTAGTGTAAGAAGACTATATACCTAGATCCATTGATGAAGAACAGGGCTGCAGACAGTACCAATGTTATGTAACTCACAGTCACCTTAAACTTTTCATAATCCTCCTTGTAGGCAAACCTGTAACCAGACACGTCTTAAgttatttatttcatcaatataTAAGGACATATATTAACTTCCTGAGATAAATCATTGGAAaattaacatacatacatgccatatttttctaggggtggaaagggagattgataaccatttggagggattttggtctcaaaAGAGGGAGGTATACGCATGACATATATgcataaattaaatatctgctttttttatgatgaaattctgcattcatattgaattttacagaaataaggaatgtgtggttttgcaaaatcaaaatctagaaaataataatattttattaattgtatCGTCAAGTTATAAATGCATCAAAGAGACGAAAGTTCATTTCCCTTATCAATGTACTTGGGATTTTACACAATTTACCTTTCAATATTACATCCTGAAGAgcatttagactcttcttaatcaaagactGGACTCTAGAAATTCCAAATGGAATGTCAGGGGTGTCCGATTTTTAAATgtgttatgtatataattttactgaTACTTACAATTACCCTGCTTTGTTTAGTAAAGACACAGTTTCACCATCCCAGAATATGCAGATAGGTATATTCTGAAATAACGAAAGTAAATCAACATTATAAAGTCAGTAATGTTTAATGACCTTTCATTTTATGTGAAAGTGATTTCTATTCCAATTTCCATTCATAACTAATACTTCCTTTGTGcaaaatgcatacaaaataCAATGTGCTACATACAAGGCTGCTAATTACGTGTGCCACTTGGgtgttatacaatatacatacatgtgctACATAAAATaacctacatgtacacaaaTTTGCAACATCTTAAAACGGAAGGGATTAGAAATTTGGTTGACTACTGCCATAGATAAAAAGGCTTTTATTCATActgttaattttgttttcattttcatattcaaatataGATTCTCCGTATATGCATGTGCTACATCTTAAAAGCTGAATGGTTTGAAATCTGAGGAAAGATACTGTTAGACAGATTTatagttttatttcaaacagTAAATCTTGCTTGTGtatctttattttgtttggGTTTTAAACATTTCACTAACAGCAATGTACAGTGCGTTCAAAAATTGCAAGATGGCAATCTAATTGATCAATATTGCTAATGTTGTCAGCCAGGTTGTCTGCAAATAAACCCCTGCCCACCTAAACTTTTACCTAATTTTCTTCTCTCtgtgggtgggtgggggggggggggggtaagggGATGTTGTGTCAAAGTGGGAGAGGGGAGTTTTTTTGTGTCTTATTTGCAGTGAAACACAGTACCTTTCTAATtttattcaaacattttaatcTTGCTTGtgtaatcaaattttatttagtAAATTTGGAATGTCttttttaaacttaaatttcTTTTATGCTTAGGTTAATgataaaacttatttttgctttttttattcaaattacaATTCAAGAAAAAGATATGTTTATGCAAATACGGTGACATTCTAAATGAACATTATAATAGTCAGTAAATGCAAAAACCTGTTCATCAGGGTAAACTCTCACCACTTAAATTtccatttatcattatatacttCCCTTGTCTATGACATTAAATGACATTGGCATCAAAATACTcctacatacaaatgtacattttgaTATGGATAGTAACATACTGTATTCGCCGAAATTAGCATCCCTCCCCCCTATACCAtcgcccctcccctttttggATAATTTGAAGATGTATAAATGCCTCCATCCCATgggtttaaaaatattttacaacatgttaattttgttttacatcagCATTTCATCCTAAATACATAAACTTGCAAGTCTTTTATGCATGTGAATCATAACCTAATGAATGCGTCTCGAATGATAAAAGACATTTTGTTCAGTCATATTTACAACACATGATTCAATCAATAGTAAGACCCTTGCTttctttgttacaattatttaagcaccctgggtgctaattacagtgaatacGGTACAGCCTATTTCACTGTCAGATTAATGTGTCATCAGATTCAGAAAAGTTAAAATATGGATACTTTTTTATCCACAATTTACATTTTggttgtatttatatatataagcacCCTCTTCCTTCAATTTTTTTATGCATCCTGGGCGTTAAATTATATGGGGAACATGGTAATCAAATTCCTAAACAATATGTGTTGATTCCCAttctgcattttttttatttgcagtGAAACTTACAGTAGATAGATTCAAAGTATAACTTACAGTAATCTTACTGtatcaatttattttgcttttttttttttcttaaacttAGTTTGGATTTTATTCTTAGGTTCTAattttatgtgtttttgtttttttgattcTCATTTTctgcaagtttttttttaatcctaTACGGTGACTTAAAAGAGTATATTTAtctcttttttttaaagagTTCTATAATTATTGATACAACCTTTCTCCCACATAATATCTTTTATTCCCCATGTCAGTCTATGATTGGTTCTCGAAATGATATGGATTCGCCGTTTTAGCAATGATAAAGCGTCCCTCTTTGCTTTGTTACAATTGACGTTTTTAATAAGTTTAAGCACTCGCTGTGTGCTAATTATAGCTAATTATATGAATTCGCATGAATAAATACAGTGTTGATTCTCATtttctactttttttttaatcctaTAACTTAAAGAGTACATATCCCTTTTTTCTTTAAAGTTAGTTCTATAATTATGGTCCAGATAAATCTTTTCACCACATTATTCCTACCCGTTCTTGTGAGGCAGACTTTCTTCCATCTCTCGAAAGTGCGTTTTATGGGTTTTAGTTTTTTCATCAAGTTCCTTCAGCTCAGCTTTTTGTTGATTATCTAGGTTCTGTTGCTTTGCTCTGAAACACGTAACAAAAGCAATATAGATTATACCATATAATAATTAGAATATGTAAGTAGCTCAATTACATAGCAAAGTCGTCATCACTAATAACGTTAACGTACTTGACCAAATAAGCACCTCTCACCActtttgaggcctcattttCACTGACCTTGAATTAAACGCAGactgaaaatttgaaaactaaTGGTTTCTGTTATCattcaatttcttttaaaaattgatttatggcttactttgagCAATAAGTTTATGCGAAACCAAATTCGGTTTATTAAGCGCCCTTtatttttcccttttttttttttttttaattttttttaaatgccctaGGTGCTTATTATGTCGAATATAGTGTGTCAAATATCAAATCCCCATACTACTTAATCATGATGGTTTTCTCTAATTCTGGTTTCCTCAAGTCCATGTAATATTGGCATATTAAGTGCCCTTTTtgtcgtttttttttttcttttttttttttttttttagtgccCTTGGTGCTTATTATGTCGAATACGGTACGTCAATGTCAAATCTGCATCCTACTTAATCATGTGGGTTTTTTCCTGAGTACTCTGGTTTCCTTTAGTCCATGGAATATTGGCATACAGAAGATGCCAAATTATACTTAAGACAAACCTGGAGTACTCAGAAAAAGCCACCAACCTACAATTTAGAAACTAAGATCCAGAAGACTAATTTTTGGGATTCATGTAGCTGCAATTGCAATATAGacttgtatttttttcagtggaacttaattgtcaaaattttgcaaaaacaCTACCGgtatatatgcatgtacatgtagtatgtttttTTAGTATTGAGTCTTTTCAAATTTATGAGTTTATTGTCCTTTTTCTGGACTTTATGAAATTTCCTACCACACTTTTTAATTTATACTACAGCCAAAAGAACATTTACTATAAATCTTGAAATCCCTAATTCCTCTGAATAATCATCGGAATAGCCACTGTATTTGGAAGATAATCATGATCAACTAACAAAATATCATTTCTAATAtctaaatttaatttcaaacaatgAATTCATCTCTGTAAGTATAGGAATAATCGATAATATAGTGTTGCTGAATCGCAAAAGTCATTAAAAAAATGCACCTTATAGACTATAGTTTGTGTTAacgatagatatatatacaccttGGTAATGTCAAACACTCAAGGTTGTACCTA
This genomic window contains:
- the LOC138313760 gene encoding ion channel TACAN-like; this encodes MLFRMFAYKEDYEKFKVTVSYITLVLSAALFFINGSRWLDALHNFLLVWYYCTLTIRENILVVNGSRIKGWWVTHHFVSTVCAGIALIWPDGYSYQAFRTQHVVFSLYLSKLKMLHC